One window of the Oncorhynchus gorbuscha isolate QuinsamMale2020 ecotype Even-year linkage group LG17, OgorEven_v1.0, whole genome shotgun sequence genome contains the following:
- the nipal3 gene encoding NIPA-like protein 3 isoform X2: MAGVEYTADGGDSYTENLIGTLLAIFGNLLVSISVSIQKYSHVTLAGTKDPRAFYLTKTWWCGLVLTVLGEAANFVSYAFAPLSLIAPLNAVSVIASSILGFIFLREKWKPKEFLKRYVLSFLGCILTVAGTYLFATFGPNYHQKLTAENIVKQVVGWPFLLYVFLEIIAFCLLLYFYKQRNANHIVVILLLVALLGSVTVITVKAVAGMLVLSVQGTMQLNYPIFYVMFVCMVTTVVFQATFLSQATHLYDSSTIACVNYILSTSFAIVAGAIFYLEFNHEDILHICMFLLGCFSCFLGVFLITKNRKRLKAFEPYVTMDMSQGIPTIHDKGWRAVQPDYNGSFSYGALVNNDSVAPATLPELDHDQLAVTPSPTAAPYSSADLKND, from the exons ATGGCAGGAGTAGAATATACTGCAGACGGCGGCGATTCCTATACG GAAAACCTCATTGGAACCTTGCTGGCCATTTTTGGTAATTTGCTTGTCAGCATCTCTGTAAGCATTCAG AAATACAGCCATGTAACATTAGCGGGGACCAAGGACCCCCGTGCCTTCTACCTAACCAAAACATGGTGGTGTGGCCTGGTACTTACCGTTCTAGGAGAAGCAGCCAACTTTGTCTCCTATGCCTTTGCACCTTTATCTCTAATAGCTCCATTGAATGCAGTGTCTGTCATAG CAAGTTCAATCTTAGGTTTCATTTTCCTGAGAGAGAAATGGAAGCCAAAGGAATTTTTAA AGCGATACGTTTTGTCTTTCCTTGGATGTATCTTGACGGTAGCCGGGACCTACCTCTTTGCCACGTTCGGACCCAACTATCACCAGAAACTTACTGCAGAGAACATAGTGAAACAGGTCGTAGGATGGCCCTTCCTCTTGTATGTG TTCCTGGAGATTATTGCCTTCTGTCTTCTGCTGTACTTCTACAAGCAGCGCAACGCTAATCACATTGTTGTCATTCTCCTGCTGGTGGCGCTGCTCG GTTCTGTGACTGTGATCACAGTGAAAGCAGTGGCAGGCATGCTGGTCCTCAGCGTCCAGGGCACCATGCAGCTCAACTACCCCATCTTCTACGTCATGTTTGTCTGCATGGTTACCACTGTGGTCTTCCAGGCTAC GTTTCTCTCCCAGGCTACTCACCTGTACGACTCCTCCACGATAGCCTGTGTGAACTACATCCTATCCACATCCTTTGCGATTGTCGCAG GAGCCATATTTTACCTGGAGTTTAATCATGAAGACATTCTTCACATCTGCATGTTTTTGTTGGG ATGTTTCTCTTGTTTCCTGGGAGTCTTCCTGATTACCAAGAACAGGAAAAGGCTGAAGGCCTTTGAACCCTATGTGACAATGGACATGTCGCAAG GTATTCCCACCATTCACGACAAGGGCTGGCGAGCAGTGCAGCCGGACTATAACGGTTCCTTTTCCTACGGTGCCCTGGTTAACAATGACAGCGTGGCGCCCGCCACTCTACCAGAGCTGGATCATGACCAGCTGGCAGTCACACCCAGTCCCACCGCCGCCCCCTATAGTTCGGCTGACCTGAAAAACGACTGA
- the nipal3 gene encoding NIPA-like protein 3 isoform X1 — translation MAGVEYTADGGDSYTENLIGTLLAIFGNLLVSISVSIQKYSHVTLAGTKDPRAFYLTKTWWCGLVLTVLGEAANFVSYAFAPLSLIAPLNAVSVIASSILGFIFLREKWKPKEFLKRYVLSFLGCILTVAGTYLFATFGPNYHQKLTAENIVKQVVGWPFLLYVFLEIIAFCLLLYFYKQRNANHIVVILLLVALLGSVTVITVKAVAGMLVLSVQGTMQLNYPIFYVMFVCMVTTVVFQATFLSQATHLYDSSTIACVNYILSTSFAIVAGAIFYLEFNHEDILHICMFLLGCFSCFLGVFLITKNRKRLKAFEPYVTMDMSQGNEGIPTIHDKGWRAVQPDYNGSFSYGALVNNDSVAPATLPELDHDQLAVTPSPTAAPYSSADLKND, via the exons ATGGCAGGAGTAGAATATACTGCAGACGGCGGCGATTCCTATACG GAAAACCTCATTGGAACCTTGCTGGCCATTTTTGGTAATTTGCTTGTCAGCATCTCTGTAAGCATTCAG AAATACAGCCATGTAACATTAGCGGGGACCAAGGACCCCCGTGCCTTCTACCTAACCAAAACATGGTGGTGTGGCCTGGTACTTACCGTTCTAGGAGAAGCAGCCAACTTTGTCTCCTATGCCTTTGCACCTTTATCTCTAATAGCTCCATTGAATGCAGTGTCTGTCATAG CAAGTTCAATCTTAGGTTTCATTTTCCTGAGAGAGAAATGGAAGCCAAAGGAATTTTTAA AGCGATACGTTTTGTCTTTCCTTGGATGTATCTTGACGGTAGCCGGGACCTACCTCTTTGCCACGTTCGGACCCAACTATCACCAGAAACTTACTGCAGAGAACATAGTGAAACAGGTCGTAGGATGGCCCTTCCTCTTGTATGTG TTCCTGGAGATTATTGCCTTCTGTCTTCTGCTGTACTTCTACAAGCAGCGCAACGCTAATCACATTGTTGTCATTCTCCTGCTGGTGGCGCTGCTCG GTTCTGTGACTGTGATCACAGTGAAAGCAGTGGCAGGCATGCTGGTCCTCAGCGTCCAGGGCACCATGCAGCTCAACTACCCCATCTTCTACGTCATGTTTGTCTGCATGGTTACCACTGTGGTCTTCCAGGCTAC GTTTCTCTCCCAGGCTACTCACCTGTACGACTCCTCCACGATAGCCTGTGTGAACTACATCCTATCCACATCCTTTGCGATTGTCGCAG GAGCCATATTTTACCTGGAGTTTAATCATGAAGACATTCTTCACATCTGCATGTTTTTGTTGGG ATGTTTCTCTTGTTTCCTGGGAGTCTTCCTGATTACCAAGAACAGGAAAAGGCTGAAGGCCTTTGAACCCTATGTGACAATGGACATGTCGCAAGGTAATGAAG GTATTCCCACCATTCACGACAAGGGCTGGCGAGCAGTGCAGCCGGACTATAACGGTTCCTTTTCCTACGGTGCCCTGGTTAACAATGACAGCGTGGCGCCCGCCACTCTACCAGAGCTGGATCATGACCAGCTGGCAGTCACACCCAGTCCCACCGCCGCCCCCTATAGTTCGGCTGACCTGAAAAACGACTGA